Proteins encoded by one window of Drosophila melanogaster chromosome X:
- the CG33178 gene encoding uncharacterized protein, isoform B — MSAAASNSSKMMTSPGDMFTLENPVFCCYLFWSTVLVVKMLLMSLLTAVQRFRYKLLAIVPLALRRRIFPNQEDLFFKNLEVQFDDPHVERVRRAHRNDMENILPYFIMSLIYISTNPNADVACILFRVASVARIIHTLVYAVYPVPQPSRILAFATMLLITFYMAAVVALRTLSFI; from the exons ATGTCGGCCGCAGCTAGTAATTCCAGCAAGATGATGACATCGCCCGGCGATATGTTTACCCTGGAGAATCCTGTCTTTTGCTGCTATCTTTTTTGGTCCACAGTCCTGGTGGTGAAGATGCTGCTCATGTCGCTGCTAACGGCCGTTCAGCGTTTCCGGTATAAG CTGCTGGCGATCGTACCGTTGGCACTGCGGCGCAGG ATCTTTCCCAACCAGGAGGATCTGTTCTTCAAGAATCTTGAAGTGCAATTCGATGATCCGCATGTGGAGCGGGTCAGAAG GGCCCATCGCAATGACATGGAGAACATTCTGCCGTATTTTATCATGTCCTTGATTTATATCAGTACCAATCCGAATGCCGATGTGGCCTGCATACTGTTCCGAGTGGCCTCCGTGGCCAGGATCATACACACTCTGGTTTACGCCGTTTATCCGGTGCCGCAGCCATCGAGGATTCTAGCCTTCGCCACCATGCTACTGATCACCTTCTACATGGCCGCCGTGGTCGCCCTGCGTACCCTAAGCTTTATATGA
- the CG33178 gene encoding uncharacterized protein, isoform A: MSAAASNSSKMMTSPGDMFTLENPVFCCYLFWSTVLVVKMLLMSLLTAVQRFRYKIFPNQEDLFFKNLEVQFDDPHVERVRRAHRNDMENILPYFIMSLIYISTNPNADVACILFRVASVARIIHTLVYAVYPVPQPSRILAFATMLLITFYMAAVVALRTLSFI, encoded by the exons ATGTCGGCCGCAGCTAGTAATTCCAGCAAGATGATGACATCGCCCGGCGATATGTTTACCCTGGAGAATCCTGTCTTTTGCTGCTATCTTTTTTGGTCCACAGTCCTGGTGGTGAAGATGCTGCTCATGTCGCTGCTAACGGCCGTTCAGCGTTTCCGGTATAAG ATCTTTCCCAACCAGGAGGATCTGTTCTTCAAGAATCTTGAAGTGCAATTCGATGATCCGCATGTGGAGCGGGTCAGAAG GGCCCATCGCAATGACATGGAGAACATTCTGCCGTATTTTATCATGTCCTTGATTTATATCAGTACCAATCCGAATGCCGATGTGGCCTGCATACTGTTCCGAGTGGCCTCCGTGGCCAGGATCATACACACTCTGGTTTACGCCGTTTATCCGGTGCCGCAGCCATCGAGGATTCTAGCCTTCGCCACCATGCTACTGATCACCTTCTACATGGCCGCCGTGGTCGCCCTGCGTACCCTAAGCTTTATATGA
- the Cox17 gene encoding cytochrome c oxidase copper chaperone COX17, translating to MGNSASQGVAAPSVSAAHPLTTASAATASTTTASAATASGEKPKCKACCACPETKRARDACIVENGEENCLALIEAHKKCMRDAGFNI from the exons ATGGGCAACAGTGCATCTCAAGGAGTTGCAGCTCCAAGTGTTTCGGCGGCCCACCCGTTGACCACCGCATCCGCAGCCACCGCATCCACAACCACCGCATCCGCAGCCACCGCATCCGGCGAGAAGCCCAAGTGCAAGGCCTGTTGCGCCTGCCCGGAGACCAAGAGGGCACGTGACGCCTG CATTGTGGAGAACGGCGAGGAGAATTGCTTGGCGCTGATAGAGGCGCACAAGAAGTGCATGCGCGATGCCGGCTTCAATATCTAG
- the CG15027 gene encoding uncharacterized protein: MTNLRKELEKCKHPNSRKTKALGKKARRQNNKHKVRLGHAIKSNITGEKLSWFLGQIDEGRTEPLRPQELEDLIELYFTRFDEELEQINLKQSIGKHRANQHAARKDVITMTLEKERNEFRTGGLELMNLCDPLKLKMLRDWDGSALSVQHLKLDLVSYNMLQRLKEQSKKKETSEQMET; the protein is encoded by the exons ATG ACGAATCTGCGCAAGGAACTGGAGAAATGCAAGCACCCCAACAGCCGGAAAACCAAGGCGCTGGGCAAGAAGGCACGTCGCCAAAACAACAAGCACAAGGTCCGTTTGGGTCATGCCATCAAAAGCAACATCACTGGCGAGAAGTTGAGCTGGTTTCTCGGCCAAATCGATGAGGGACGCACTGAACCGCTGAGGCCgcaggagctggaggatcTGATTGAGCTCTATTTTACGCGATTCGacgaggagctggagcagaTTAACCTAAAGCAGTCGATTGGCAAACATCGGGCCAATCAGCATGCCGCCCGCAAGGATGTGATCACCATGACGCTGGAGAAGGAGCGCAACGAATTCCGCACTGGCGGTCTGGAGCTGATGAACCTCTGCGATCCACTCAAGCTGAAAATGCTGCGCGATTGGGACGGCAGTGCGCTCAGTGTGCAGCACCTGAAACTCGACCTAGTCTCCTATAACATGCTGCAGCGGCTGAAGGAGCAGTCtaagaaaaaagaaaccagCGAGCAGAtggaaacataa
- the Dbct gene encoding dihydrolipoamide branched chain transacylase E2 — MATHLLRNGATCWLLRNCISQRAALRRCLHVTSSLDKTVSFNLSDIGEGIREVTVKEWFVKEGDTVEQFDNLCEVQSDKASVTITSRYDGKITKIHHKIDEIALVGKPLLDFDVVNEDEDEPEDSSSSSSSTSSDSSASENEEKQSAEASATPTEGRVIIPATPSVRRLAKEHQLDLAKVPATGKNGRVLKGDILEFLGQVPPGTNVPHPTLLAKTPSAAPSGAASVSVPADRVEVLKGVRKAMLKSMTESLKIPHFAYSDEIDMTQLMQFRNQLQLVAKENGVPKLTFMPFCIKAASIALSKYPIVNSSLDLASESLVFKGAHNISVAIDTPQGLVVPNIKNCQTKTIIEIAKDLNALVERGRTGSLSPADFADGTFSLSNIGVIGGTYTHPCIMAPQVAIGAMGRTKAVPRFNDKDEVVKAYVMSVSWSADHRVIDGVTMASFSNVWKQYLENPALFLLH, encoded by the exons ATGGCAACACACCTCCTCCGAAACGGCGCTACATGTTGGCTGCTCAGGAACTGCATTTCCCAACGTGCCGCG TTGAGACGCTGCCTGCATGTGACCTCAAGCCTGGACAAGACGGTCTCCTTCAACCTCAGCGACATTGGCGAGGGAATCCGCGAGGTAACCGTCAAGGAGTGGTTCGTGAAAGAGGGCGACACCGTGGAGCAGTTCGACAATCTCTGCGAGGTGCAATCGGACAAGGCATCGGTGACCATCACCAGTCGCTATGATGGCAAGATAACCAAGATTCACCACAAAATCGATGAGATTGCTCTGGTCGGCAAGCCTCTGCTCGATTTCGATGTGGTGAATGAAGACGAAGATGAGCCGGAGGActcttcttcctcttcctcctccacATCTTCCGATAGTTCAGCAAGCGAAAACGAGGAGAAGCAATCAGCTGAAGCATCTGCGACGCCCACAGAAGGTCGTGTGATCATACCCGCCACGCCCTCGGTTCGTCGTCTGGCCAAGGAACACCAGTTGGATCTGGCCAAGGTGCCAGCAACGGGAAAGAATGGTCGTGTGCTTAAGGGTGATATTCTGGAGTTTCTGGGCCAAGTTCCTCCCGGTACTAACGTTCCACATCCCACACTATTGGCGAAAACGCCTAGTGCTGCTCCAAGTGGAGCAGCAAGTGTTTCTGTGCCCGCTGATCGCGTCGAAGTGCTCAAGGGAGTGCGCAAGGCCATGCTGAAATCGATGACGGAATCCCTG AAAATCCCCCATTTTGCTTACAGCGACGAAATCGACATGACCCAGTTGATGCAATTCCGTAACCAACTGCAGTTAGTGGCCAAGGAGAATGGCGTGCCCAAGCTCACGTTCATGCCGTTCTGCATCAAGGCTGCTAGCATTGCGCTGTCCAAATATCCAATTGTTAACAGCTCCCTGGATTTGGCCAGCGAATCGCTGGTCTTCAAGGGTGCCCACAACATAAGCGTTGCCATCGATACACCACAGGGTCTAGTGGTGCCGAATATTAAGAACTGCCAGACAAAGACTATTATCGAGATTGCCAAGGATCTGAATGCACTGGTGGAGCGCGGTAGGACTGGCTCCCTGTCTCCGGCAGACTTTGCCGATGGCACCTTCTCGCTTTCCAACATAGGAGTG ATTGGCGGTACCTACACACATCCTTGTATAATGGCGCCGCAGGTGGCCATCGGTGCTATGGGTAGGACCAAGGCGGTGCCGCGTTTCAACGACAAGGATGAGGTGGTCAAGGCGTATGTGATGAGCGTAAGCTGGTCCGCCGACCATCGCGTCATCGACGGCGTGACCATGGCCAGCTTCTCCAACGTTTGGAAGCAGTATCTGGAGAATCCTGCCCTTTTCCTACTACACTAG